A window from Streptomyces sp. NBC_00299 encodes these proteins:
- a CDS encoding lamin tail domain-containing protein: MRIRIVATTAVAVGTLAVLSAAPAQATEYSSALKIRGIQYDAPGSDSNNCRTGNTDEEYLTIKNHSSGTTVNLKGYVVKDKAGNRFAFTANHFLQPGDYVKLRGGNGSDSDAKNVVYRDNCNFMWNNDKDSIYLNKPSGAGADSHSYTKSGNDRDGNGYITYHN, translated from the coding sequence ATGCGTATACGCATCGTCGCCACAACCGCCGTCGCCGTCGGCACGCTCGCCGTACTGTCCGCCGCACCGGCCCAGGCCACCGAGTACTCGTCCGCGCTGAAGATCCGCGGCATCCAGTACGACGCACCCGGCAGCGACTCGAACAACTGCCGGACCGGCAACACCGACGAGGAGTACCTGACGATCAAGAACCACTCGTCCGGTACCACGGTCAACCTCAAGGGCTACGTCGTGAAGGACAAGGCCGGCAACCGGTTCGCCTTCACCGCCAACCACTTCCTCCAGCCCGGCGACTACGTGAAGCTCCGGGGCGGCAACGGCAGCGACTCCGACGCGAAGAACGTCGTCTACCGCGACAACTGCAACTTCATGTGGAACAACGACAAGGACTCGATCTACCTGAACAAGCCCTCCGGCGCCGGGGCGGACTCGCACTCCTACACCAAGAGCGGGAACGACCGGGACGGCAACGGCTACATCACGTACCACAACTGA
- a CDS encoding YkvA family protein, producing the protein MESTTAVIVVVALAAVVLAVAVWVLARLVRTRRVMRRAGLPTGPRWVFWGAVLYFVLPTDLMPDPVYLDDIGVLLLALRTLRRSPDAGPPDAVDYRK; encoded by the coding sequence ATGGAGTCGACCACCGCGGTGATCGTCGTCGTCGCCCTCGCGGCCGTCGTGCTCGCCGTCGCCGTCTGGGTACTGGCGCGGCTCGTGCGGACGCGGCGTGTGATGCGGCGTGCCGGACTGCCGACGGGGCCGCGCTGGGTGTTCTGGGGCGCGGTTCTGTACTTCGTGCTGCCCACCGATCTGATGCCCGATCCGGTGTATCTGGACGACATCGGCGTGCTCTTGCTGGCACTGCGTACCCTGCGCCGTTCTCCCGATGCGGGACCGCCGGACGCCGTTGATTACAGAAAGTAA
- the tgmA gene encoding putative ATP-grasp-modified RiPP: protein MQPFALNYARPAAELEVAAAYAYDSGLQLNVLRDGRIAACDHALLRELGTTTSTAGSKTHFDD from the coding sequence ATGCAACCGTTCGCGCTCAACTATGCACGGCCGGCAGCGGAGTTGGAGGTCGCCGCTGCATATGCTTACGACTCCGGTCTGCAGTTGAACGTGCTGCGTGACGGGCGAATAGCCGCCTGTGATCACGCGCTCTTGCGGGAGTTGGGGACCACGACATCCACGGCGGGCTCGAAGACCCACTTCGACGACTGA
- the tgmB gene encoding ATP-grasp ribosomal peptide maturase: protein MTVLIVTNEEDVTADMVVVHLNASGVPVVRLDPADVTDGVALSGEYVHGSFRGHLSSAGRLVSVSGLRSIWMRRPGAAAARAAVPSAWLTQEAEQALYGMLRGCDVRWMNHPDAARRARYKPWQLRLAQRCGLPVPATLITTFPQAAREFAERYPDLVVKPVSGAHPQDPPRAVPTSRVGPDADFSAVAYGPTLLQRRVAKCADIRLTAVGEQLLAARKATGAETEVDVRFAASDAPWCPVEVAPRVAEGVRAYLRDAELAYGAFDFVEDADGTWWFLECNQSGQFGFIEVDTGQPIARTIAEWLAQPASEEQPHANGASAKVP from the coding sequence ATGACGGTCTTGATTGTGACCAACGAAGAGGACGTGACGGCGGACATGGTGGTCGTGCACCTGAACGCGTCCGGCGTTCCGGTGGTCCGGCTCGATCCCGCCGACGTGACCGACGGGGTCGCTCTGTCGGGCGAGTATGTGCACGGCTCTTTCCGTGGCCATCTGTCGTCCGCGGGACGCCTGGTGAGCGTCAGTGGCCTGCGGTCGATCTGGATGCGCAGGCCGGGGGCCGCGGCGGCGCGGGCCGCCGTGCCCTCCGCCTGGCTGACACAGGAGGCGGAGCAGGCGCTGTACGGCATGCTGCGCGGCTGTGACGTGCGCTGGATGAACCATCCCGACGCGGCGCGCCGGGCTCGCTACAAGCCCTGGCAGCTGCGGCTGGCGCAGCGCTGCGGTCTGCCCGTTCCGGCCACGTTGATCACGACTTTCCCGCAGGCCGCCCGTGAGTTCGCCGAGCGGTATCCGGATCTGGTGGTCAAGCCGGTGTCCGGCGCGCATCCACAGGATCCGCCGCGCGCGGTGCCGACCAGCAGGGTGGGGCCGGACGCGGACTTCTCCGCTGTCGCGTACGGGCCCACGCTGCTGCAGCGGCGCGTGGCCAAGTGTGCCGACATCCGTCTCACCGCGGTGGGCGAGCAGCTGCTGGCGGCCCGCAAGGCGACCGGTGCCGAAACCGAGGTGGACGTCCGGTTCGCCGCGTCCGACGCGCCGTGGTGTCCCGTCGAGGTCGCGCCGCGTGTCGCCGAGGGCGTCCGCGCCTATCTGAGGGATGCGGAACTCGCCTACGGCGCCTTCGACTTCGTCGAGGACGCCGACGGGACGTGGTGGTTCCTGGAGTGCAACCAGTCGGGGCAGTTCGGGTTCATCGAGGTCGACACGGGCCAGCCGATCGCCCGCACCATCGCCGAGTGGCTCGCGCAGCCGGCCTCCGAGGAGCAGCCGCACGCCAACGGGGCGAGCGCGAAGGTGCCGTGA
- a CDS encoding GlxA family transcriptional regulator: MHTVAILVLDNVVPFDMATPFQMFGWTRLPDGRRPYRVRLCAESPEVRTEGFALRIDRGLDGLEDADTIIVPGCDETGPPSPAVVAALREAARAGTRIASVCVGAFVLAEAGLLDGLRATTHWMATDELARRFPDVHVEPDVLYVDNGQILTSAGAAAGLDMCLHMIRRDLGSAVAAHTARMSVVPLEREGGQAQFIVHEYPPVPRGSALEPLLEWIEDNLAGEITLAALAERSGMSERTFSRRFREQTGTTPLQWLLRARVRRAQYLLENSDHPIERIARQAGFGSPTAFRERFRRVVGTTPHSYRAAFRAKAVVAAAS, encoded by the coding sequence ATGCACACCGTGGCGATCCTTGTTCTCGACAACGTGGTGCCGTTCGACATGGCGACACCGTTCCAGATGTTCGGCTGGACACGGCTGCCGGACGGCCGCCGTCCCTACCGGGTCCGGCTGTGCGCCGAGTCGCCGGAGGTGCGCACGGAGGGCTTCGCCCTGCGGATCGACCGGGGGCTGGACGGGCTGGAGGACGCGGACACGATCATCGTGCCGGGCTGCGACGAGACCGGACCGCCCTCCCCCGCCGTCGTGGCGGCCCTGCGCGAGGCGGCCCGGGCGGGCACCCGGATCGCATCCGTCTGCGTGGGCGCCTTCGTCCTGGCCGAGGCCGGACTGCTGGACGGACTGCGCGCCACCACCCACTGGATGGCCACCGACGAGCTCGCACGGCGCTTCCCCGACGTCCACGTGGAACCGGACGTGCTGTACGTCGACAACGGGCAGATCCTCACGTCCGCCGGGGCCGCAGCGGGACTGGACATGTGTCTGCACATGATCCGGCGGGACCTGGGCTCGGCCGTGGCCGCGCACACCGCGCGCATGTCCGTCGTACCGCTGGAACGTGAGGGCGGACAGGCGCAGTTCATCGTGCACGAGTATCCGCCGGTGCCGCGCGGCTCGGCGCTCGAACCCCTGCTGGAGTGGATCGAGGACAACCTGGCCGGGGAGATCACCTTGGCAGCGTTGGCGGAGCGCTCGGGGATGAGCGAGCGCACCTTCAGCCGCCGGTTCCGTGAGCAGACCGGCACCACGCCGCTGCAGTGGCTGCTGCGGGCGCGCGTGCGGCGGGCCCAGTATCTGCTGGAGAACAGCGACCATCCGATCGAACGGATCGCGCGTCAGGCGGGGTTCGGGTCGCCGACGGCGTTCCGTGAGCGCTTCCGCCGGGTGGTCGGCACCACGCCGCACTCCTATCGGGCCGCGTTCCGGGCCAAGGCCGTGGTCGCCGCCGCGTCCTGA
- a CDS encoding MupA/Atu3671 family FMN-dependent luciferase-like monooxygenase → MTGLHGISAALDQDLAAMAELSQRIAEQMGGAGASVPEQRSPEAPRVHGPRVTVAKTSGMVQGVSPHSQQEHLADLVRRYTARTPTSKRIAQRYRRVLADSRAVVGFRSGTKEMLYPIAGHRASGARLQDVDGNEYVDITMGFGVLLFGHEPDFVTEAVREHLSRGIQLGPRNVETGEAAELLAELTGLERVAFANSGTEANSAAIRLARAATGRDKIVTFLGAYHGHADNVLGRASGSGTDQVTVPVSRGIPQASVSDLLVLDYGTDAALEAIARHADDIAAVVVEPVQSRHPSLRPVEFVRKLRELTRRHGIVLLFDEMLTGFRPALRGAQELYGVTPDLATYGKLLGGGFPIGAIAGRADIMDGVDGGHWSYGDDSYPPADTTFFGGTYIQHPVSMVAARAVLTHLKEHSPRLQERLNTRTAELAATLNGFFEAEEFPLRMSHFGSQFRFEHRADMELLYHHLMLRGVHVWEWRNFFLSTAHTDGDTEFVADAVRDSLRELRTAGFFPGGRPVAPKAAPPEPKPALAPGLAPGRAAEPKPAVPAATPAPVAAMAWNAAAVTDSRTAPVSEPAARTADFSVYFFGDYPQEASGPAKGGPYELLMDVARFADRHDFHALWMPERHFHSFGGLFPNPAVLAAALSRETERIRLNAGSVVLPLHDPIRVAEEWSMVDNLSGGRVGIGVASGWSAKDFVFFPDRFGRHKELMYEQLEEVRKFWRGEPVRRASGAGEAEVHLFPRPVQDAPPMYTAVVGNPASFELAARHDLGIVTNLMTQSVEQLGENIARYRRTRAQHGLDPDTGRVAVLLHTYLAADHDIARTEAYEPLSRYMRASLSVFSGVTNSLGHNVDLAELSEDDLDAVFRRAYGRYCDQRALIGTVDSVRPVVDAVTAAGADEIVALVDFGVAPDDLREGLPHLDALRRTYRRTVAPAPADAPLSPGQERIWFLERLLPGRTAYNEVKAIRLEGPLDVPALRAALRGLVARHEGLRTVFRESGGEPRQVVRAAPVEPDFEVVDGTGNPRTALGDVLAAESARRFDLADGPLFVTRLVRLAEAEHVLVLSLHHIVVDAASATVLARDLSALYRAERDGTTPDLPPLTWSYADHAREQAASANSPEADEDLAYWRRTLDGDLPVLALPTDRPRPPTMTSNGRAVFHTLDAELSGRLRELSRARRSTLFMTLLAGYGAMLHRITGQTDIVVGTPISDRPERAEQVLGFFVNTLALRLDLSGDPAFGTLLDRVRTVALDAYDHARVPFETVVRELAPPRAVDRTPVFQAFAEFQRAEPFRFDLPGIEATTLDAGPDKSLTDLTVYFTDQPEGIRCHLEYNTDLFDQETVDDFFATFRTLLAAAVDTPDTPLSRLAPAAVDTAADGEPVPRSWQHGPSRPLADTTVHDLVARQAAARPNSTAVISGDTRLTYRELNDRAEQLAAVLREQPATDGGAEVVALWLPRSTDLVVAMLAALRAGRAYVPLDPSLGRVRAEQVIAECGARTVVSAPAGAAVLKLPPGVTVVPPDATATAPHPPRPASGTDNQSPCCVIYTSGSTGTPKGVVLAHRAVVDLCEWHHRRFAFTSADRCAAVCSQSFDASILEVWPALTAGASVTIAEEEVRRDPLSLARWYAGERVTFSILPTALGEQLLRLPPHEQPPLRHLLLGGDVLRTRPRPEAPYETVNVYGPTETTVLCTAETVAAHSDDSARPIAIGRPADNVRLSVLDESGSPVPVRTVGELYVGGPGVALGYLHRPELTAERFLPDPDGGPDARRYRTGDLVRWTGDGTLEFCGRADDQVKIRGFRVEPEEVSRTLNALDGVREAAVLARRNDRGDAYLAAYAVPADPIGDAADDRQAYADLLAEELGARLPEYLVPRAWRVLLALPVSGNGKLDRSALPAPDLVTSAPTRTPSAGGETPTAGHLTGIERRVRELWAEEFGIDADGIAADASFFDLGGHSITAMRLVNRVREDFATEYPMLSFYQEPTLRAMTTQLAAAAGETAAPGTASASPEADDDGPGTVEHRAPATVQQSRFATVHADHQLPQVFNVALRITLTGDLDVAALRTALTGLVERHEGLRTRLARSGDGWEQQVLRARPAELPVVDLTGLPARERQEALDRASSEAAETPLDPTGGIPMALRLLRTGESNWTLLLVLHHSACDGWSVSLLLKELAALYGSAVKGEPHALTPVQCQPAAYAHWQQEQVDEAAEERKVEFWLRELDGVPFTVGLPLDRPRPQSASGRGGAVMFTVPAETRAAVERLARERGTTPFVVTAAALGRMLARKSGQSDVVFNVSYANRERRAFESLLACTVTGFALPVRQGVTGSFATLTDQVARTTVECMDQALPVRRIAPAMRERKGVDVPDRLDVGFAYQSSLDAEVELPGLTTAIEDLAPAAARTELTFGLVPAGDELKGFVEYSADLWDRATIEGWTRDYVALLSEEADRALGR, encoded by the coding sequence GTGACCGGGCTGCACGGCATATCCGCCGCACTGGACCAGGACCTGGCGGCGATGGCGGAACTCTCGCAGCGCATCGCCGAGCAGATGGGCGGAGCCGGCGCCTCCGTCCCGGAGCAGCGGTCGCCGGAGGCACCGCGCGTCCACGGACCGCGCGTGACGGTCGCAAAGACCTCCGGAATGGTGCAGGGCGTGTCACCGCACTCCCAGCAGGAGCACCTCGCCGATCTCGTACGCCGCTACACCGCAAGGACCCCGACCTCCAAGCGGATCGCCCAGCGCTACCGCCGCGTCCTGGCCGACAGCCGTGCCGTCGTGGGCTTCCGCAGCGGTACGAAGGAGATGCTGTACCCGATCGCGGGCCACCGGGCGAGCGGCGCACGGCTCCAGGACGTCGACGGCAACGAGTACGTCGACATCACGATGGGCTTCGGCGTCCTCCTGTTCGGTCACGAGCCCGACTTCGTCACCGAGGCCGTGCGCGAGCACCTGTCCCGGGGCATCCAGCTCGGCCCGCGCAACGTCGAGACCGGCGAGGCGGCGGAACTCCTCGCCGAACTGACCGGCCTGGAGCGGGTCGCCTTCGCCAACTCCGGTACGGAGGCCAACTCCGCGGCCATCCGCCTCGCCCGCGCCGCGACCGGCCGCGACAAGATCGTCACCTTCCTGGGCGCGTACCACGGCCACGCCGACAACGTCCTCGGCCGCGCCTCGGGCAGCGGCACCGACCAGGTCACCGTGCCCGTCTCCCGAGGCATCCCGCAGGCTTCGGTCTCCGATCTGCTGGTCCTCGACTACGGCACCGACGCCGCCCTGGAAGCGATCGCCCGGCACGCCGACGACATCGCCGCGGTCGTCGTGGAGCCGGTGCAGAGCAGACACCCCTCCCTGCGGCCCGTCGAGTTCGTACGCAAGCTGCGCGAGCTGACCCGCCGGCACGGCATCGTGCTGCTCTTCGACGAGATGCTGACCGGCTTCCGCCCGGCCCTGCGCGGCGCGCAGGAGCTGTACGGCGTCACACCCGACCTCGCCACGTACGGCAAGCTGCTCGGCGGCGGCTTCCCCATCGGGGCCATCGCCGGCCGCGCCGACATCATGGACGGCGTCGACGGCGGCCACTGGTCCTACGGCGACGACAGCTACCCGCCCGCCGACACCACGTTCTTCGGCGGCACGTACATCCAGCACCCGGTGTCGATGGTCGCCGCGCGCGCCGTGCTGACCCACCTCAAGGAGCACAGCCCGCGCCTCCAGGAGCGGCTCAACACGCGTACCGCCGAACTGGCCGCGACGCTCAACGGCTTCTTCGAGGCCGAGGAGTTCCCGCTGCGGATGAGCCACTTCGGCTCCCAGTTCCGCTTCGAGCACCGCGCCGACATGGAGCTCCTCTACCACCACCTGATGCTGCGCGGCGTGCACGTCTGGGAGTGGCGCAACTTCTTCCTGTCCACCGCCCACACGGACGGCGACACCGAGTTCGTGGCGGACGCCGTACGGGATTCGCTGCGCGAGCTGCGGACGGCGGGCTTCTTCCCGGGCGGGCGGCCGGTTGCGCCGAAGGCTGCGCCACCTGAACCGAAACCGGCACTCGCACCGGGACTCGCACCGGGCCGGGCCGCGGAACCGAAACCGGCCGTTCCCGCGGCGACACCCGCCCCGGTCGCCGCCATGGCCTGGAACGCCGCAGCCGTCACCGACTCCCGCACCGCACCCGTGAGCGAACCCGCCGCCCGCACCGCTGACTTCAGCGTCTACTTCTTCGGCGACTACCCGCAGGAGGCCTCCGGGCCGGCGAAGGGCGGCCCGTACGAACTCCTCATGGACGTAGCCCGGTTCGCCGACCGGCACGACTTCCATGCGCTGTGGATGCCCGAGCGCCACTTCCACTCCTTCGGCGGCCTCTTCCCCAACCCCGCCGTGCTCGCCGCCGCGCTGTCCCGGGAGACCGAACGCATCCGGCTCAACGCCGGCTCCGTCGTCCTGCCGCTCCACGACCCCATCCGGGTCGCCGAGGAGTGGTCGATGGTGGACAACCTCTCCGGCGGGCGTGTCGGCATCGGCGTCGCCAGCGGCTGGAGCGCCAAGGACTTCGTGTTCTTCCCCGACCGTTTCGGCCGGCACAAGGAGCTGATGTACGAACAGCTGGAGGAGGTGAGGAAGTTCTGGCGCGGCGAACCCGTGCGCCGGGCCAGTGGGGCCGGAGAGGCCGAGGTACACCTCTTCCCGCGTCCGGTGCAGGACGCCCCGCCCATGTACACCGCGGTGGTCGGCAACCCCGCATCCTTCGAACTCGCCGCCCGTCACGACCTGGGCATCGTCACCAACCTGATGACCCAGAGCGTCGAACAGCTCGGGGAGAACATCGCCCGCTACCGGCGTACCCGGGCCCAGCACGGCCTGGACCCGGACACCGGGCGGGTCGCCGTCCTGCTGCACACCTACCTCGCGGCCGACCACGACATCGCGAGGACCGAGGCGTACGAACCGCTCTCCCGCTATATGCGCGCGTCCCTGTCCGTGTTCAGCGGCGTCACCAACAGCCTCGGACACAACGTCGACCTGGCCGAGCTGAGCGAGGACGACCTGGATGCGGTGTTCCGCCGGGCCTACGGCCGTTACTGCGACCAGCGCGCCCTGATCGGCACGGTGGACAGCGTCCGCCCCGTGGTCGACGCGGTGACCGCGGCGGGCGCCGACGAGATCGTCGCCCTCGTCGACTTCGGTGTCGCCCCGGACGACCTGCGCGAGGGCCTGCCACACCTGGACGCGCTGCGCCGCACATACCGGCGGACGGTTGCGCCCGCCCCTGCCGACGCGCCGCTGTCGCCCGGCCAGGAACGGATCTGGTTCCTGGAGCGCCTGCTCCCCGGCCGTACCGCCTACAACGAGGTCAAGGCGATCCGCCTCGAAGGCCCTCTCGACGTACCCGCACTGCGCGCGGCACTGCGCGGCCTCGTCGCCCGGCACGAGGGGCTCCGCACCGTCTTCCGGGAGAGCGGAGGCGAGCCACGACAGGTGGTGCGGGCGGCGCCGGTCGAGCCCGACTTCGAGGTCGTCGACGGCACCGGCAACCCCCGGACCGCGCTCGGCGACGTCCTGGCCGCGGAGAGCGCACGCCGCTTCGACCTGGCGGACGGACCGCTGTTCGTCACCCGCCTGGTCAGGCTCGCCGAGGCGGAACACGTCCTCGTGCTGTCCCTCCACCACATCGTGGTCGACGCGGCCTCGGCCACGGTCCTCGCCCGCGACCTCTCCGCGCTCTACCGCGCCGAACGCGACGGCACCACCCCCGACCTGCCCCCGCTCACCTGGAGCTACGCCGACCACGCCAGGGAGCAGGCGGCGTCCGCGAACAGCCCCGAGGCCGACGAGGACCTGGCCTACTGGCGCCGCACCCTCGACGGCGACCTGCCCGTCCTCGCCCTGCCCACCGACCGGCCGCGCCCGCCGACCATGACCTCCAACGGCCGGGCGGTCTTCCACACGCTCGACGCGGAACTCTCCGGACGGCTGCGGGAGTTGAGCCGCGCCCGCCGCAGCACCCTGTTCATGACCCTGCTCGCCGGCTACGGGGCGATGCTGCACCGGATCACCGGGCAGACGGACATCGTCGTCGGCACCCCCATCTCGGACCGGCCCGAGCGGGCCGAGCAGGTGCTCGGGTTCTTCGTGAACACCCTCGCGCTGCGCCTCGACCTGTCCGGCGATCCGGCGTTCGGCACGCTGCTGGACCGCGTGCGCACGGTCGCTCTCGACGCGTACGACCACGCGCGCGTGCCCTTCGAGACAGTGGTGCGCGAGCTCGCCCCGCCCAGGGCGGTCGACCGGACACCGGTGTTCCAGGCATTCGCGGAGTTCCAGCGCGCCGAACCGTTCCGCTTCGACCTGCCCGGCATCGAGGCCACAACGCTGGACGCCGGCCCGGACAAGTCCCTGACGGACCTCACCGTCTACTTCACGGACCAGCCCGAGGGCATCCGCTGCCACCTGGAGTACAACACCGACCTCTTCGACCAGGAGACGGTCGACGACTTCTTCGCCACCTTCCGGACACTGCTCGCCGCAGCGGTCGACACCCCTGACACGCCGCTGTCCCGGCTCGCTCCGGCGGCCGTCGACACCGCCGCCGACGGGGAGCCCGTTCCGAGGTCCTGGCAGCACGGCCCGTCCCGCCCGCTCGCGGACACCACCGTCCACGACCTGGTCGCCCGGCAGGCGGCTGCTCGGCCCAACAGCACCGCCGTGATCAGCGGCGACACCCGACTGACGTACCGCGAACTGAACGACCGCGCCGAGCAGTTGGCCGCCGTCCTGCGGGAACAGCCCGCCACGGACGGCGGTGCCGAGGTCGTTGCGCTTTGGCTGCCGCGCTCCACCGACCTCGTCGTCGCCATGCTCGCCGCACTCAGAGCGGGCCGCGCCTACGTGCCGCTGGATCCGTCCCTCGGCCGGGTGCGCGCCGAGCAGGTCATCGCCGAGTGCGGGGCGCGGACCGTGGTGTCGGCGCCTGCCGGGGCGGCCGTCCTGAAGCTGCCGCCGGGCGTGACCGTCGTACCCCCCGACGCGACCGCGACCGCACCCCACCCGCCGCGCCCCGCGTCCGGCACCGACAACCAGTCCCCGTGCTGCGTCATCTACACCTCGGGCAGCACCGGCACACCCAAGGGCGTGGTGCTGGCGCACCGCGCGGTCGTCGACCTGTGCGAATGGCACCACCGGCGTTTCGCGTTCACCTCGGCCGACCGCTGCGCCGCCGTGTGCAGTCAGAGCTTCGACGCCTCGATCCTGGAGGTCTGGCCGGCACTGACCGCGGGGGCGTCGGTCACCATCGCCGAAGAGGAAGTCCGCAGGGACCCGCTGTCCCTGGCCCGGTGGTACGCCGGCGAGCGCGTCACCTTCTCCATCCTCCCCACCGCCCTGGGCGAACAGTTGCTGCGGCTGCCACCGCACGAGCAGCCGCCCCTGCGTCACCTCCTGCTGGGCGGAGACGTACTGCGCACCAGGCCGCGCCCCGAGGCGCCGTACGAGACGGTGAACGTCTACGGGCCCACCGAGACCACCGTGCTGTGCACCGCGGAAACCGTCGCCGCGCACAGCGACGACTCCGCCCGTCCGATCGCGATAGGGCGCCCGGCCGACAACGTACGGCTGAGCGTGCTCGACGAGTCGGGCAGCCCGGTGCCCGTCCGCACGGTGGGGGAGTTGTACGTCGGCGGACCGGGCGTGGCCCTCGGCTACCTCCACCGCCCCGAACTCACCGCCGAGCGGTTCCTGCCGGACCCGGACGGCGGCCCGGACGCCCGCAGGTACCGCACCGGCGATCTGGTCCGCTGGACCGGCGACGGGACGCTGGAGTTCTGCGGCCGGGCCGACGACCAGGTGAAGATCCGGGGCTTCCGGGTCGAACCGGAGGAGGTCTCCCGCACGCTCAACGCCCTGGACGGCGTGCGTGAGGCGGCGGTACTCGCCCGGCGCAACGATCGCGGCGACGCGTACCTAGCGGCCTATGCCGTCCCCGCCGACCCGATCGGCGATGCGGCCGACGACCGGCAGGCCTATGCCGATCTGCTGGCCGAGGAACTGGGGGCCCGGCTCCCGGAGTACCTCGTGCCGCGCGCCTGGCGGGTCCTGCTCGCGCTGCCCGTGAGCGGCAACGGCAAGCTGGACCGCTCCGCGCTGCCGGCACCCGACCTCGTCACCTCGGCACCGACCCGCACGCCGAGTGCCGGCGGCGAAACTCCCACCGCCGGTCACCTGACGGGCATCGAGCGGCGGGTACGGGAGCTGTGGGCCGAAGAGTTCGGCATCGACGCCGACGGCATCGCGGCCGACGCCTCCTTCTTCGACCTGGGCGGCCACTCGATCACCGCGATGCGGCTGGTCAACCGGGTCCGGGAGGACTTCGCCACCGAGTACCCGATGCTGAGCTTCTACCAGGAACCGACGCTACGGGCCATGACGACCCAACTGGCCGCGGCGGCGGGCGAGACCGCGGCGCCGGGAACCGCGAGTGCCTCACCTGAGGCGGACGACGACGGACCCGGCACGGTGGAGCACCGCGCCCCCGCCACCGTGCAGCAGTCCCGCTTCGCCACCGTGCACGCCGACCACCAACTCCCACAGGTCTTCAACGTAGCCCTGCGGATCACCCTCACCGGCGACCTGGACGTGGCGGCACTGCGCACCGCCCTGACCGGGCTCGTCGAGCGGCACGAGGGGCTGCGGACCCGCCTGGCCCGCAGCGGCGACGGCTGGGAGCAGCAGGTGCTGCGGGCGCGCCCGGCGGAGCTGCCGGTGGTGGACCTGACCGGGCTGCCCGCCCGGGAACGGCAGGAGGCCCTGGACCGGGCCAGTTCCGAGGCGGCGGAGACGCCACTCGACCCCACCGGCGGGATTCCGATGGCGCTGCGCCTCCTGCGCACGGGCGAGAGCAACTGGACACTGCTCCTCGTCCTGCACCACTCCGCCTGCGACGGATGGTCCGTCAGCCTGCTCCTGAAGGAACTCGCCGCGCTCTACGGCTCGGCCGTGAAAGGCGAGCCCCATGCCCTGACGCCCGTGCAGTGCCAGCCCGCGGCGTACGCCCATTGGCAGCAGGAGCAGGTGGACGAGGCCGCCGAGGAGCGGAAGGTGGAGTTCTGGTTGCGCGAACTCGACGGAGTGCCGTTCACCGTCGGCCTGCCGCTGGACCGGCCCCGGCCGCAGAGCGCGAGCGGACGGGGCGGCGCCGTGATGTTCACCGTGCCGGCCGAGACCCGGGCCGCCGTGGAGCGGCTGGCAAGAGAGCGGGGGACGACGCCGTTCGTGGTCACGGCCGCGGCGCTGGGCAGGATGCTCGCGCGGAAGTCCGGGCAGTCCGACGTCGTGTTCAACGTTTCCTACGCCAACCGTGAGCGCCGCGCGTTCGAGTCCCTGCTGGCCTGCACGGTCACCGGCTTCGCACTGCCGGTGCGACAGGGTGTGACGGGTTCCTTCGCGACCCTGACGGACCAGGTCGCCCGTACGACCGTGGAGTGCATGGACCAGGCCCTGCCCGTGCGCCGGATCGCCCCGGCGATGAGGGAGCGCAAGGGCGTCGACGTGCCGGACCGGCTGGACGTCGGCTTCGCCTACCAGAGCTCTCTGGACGCGGAGGTCGAACTGCCCGGTCTGACAACGGCCATCGAGGACCTCGCTCCCGCGGCGGCCCGCACGGAACTCACCTTCGGGCTCGTCCCGGCCGGCGACGAACTGAAGGGCTTCGTGGAGTACTCGGCCGACCTGTGGGACCGCGCCACCATCGAGGGCTGGACGCGTGACTACGTCGCCCTGCTGAGCGAGGAGGCCGACCGGGCGCTCGGGCGGTGA